In Lemur catta isolate mLemCat1 chromosome 1, mLemCat1.pri, whole genome shotgun sequence, one DNA window encodes the following:
- the ST3GAL6 gene encoding type 2 lactosamine alpha-2,3-sialyltransferase isoform X1, with product MRGYLLVISVSAIFLYYVLYCIMWRTNVYGVPPVEMKRRNKIQPCLSKPAFASLLRFHQFHPFLCADDFEKIASLYGSNKFDLPYGIRRSAEYFRHALSKLQSCDLFDEFDNLPCKKCVVVGNGGILKNKTLGEKIDSYDIIIRMNNGPVLGHEEEVGRRTTFRLFYPESVFSDPIHNDPNTTAILTVFKPHDLRWLSELLMGDKINTNGFWKKPALNLIYKPYQIRILDPFIIRMAAYELLHFPKVFPKNQKPKHPTTGIIAITLAFHICHEVHLAGFKYNFSDLKSPLHYYGNATMSLMNKNAYHNVTAEQLFLKDIIEKNFVINLTQD from the exons ATGAGAGGGTACCTCCTGGTCATATCCGTGAGTGCTATCTTCCTCTATTACGTGCTGTACTGTATAATGTGGAGAACAAATGTCTATGG GGTACCGCCTGTGGAAATGAAACGGAGAAATAAGATCCAGCCTTGTTTATCAAAGCCAGCTTTTGCCTCTTTGCTGAG gTTTCATCAGTTTCACCCTTTTCTGTGTGCAGATGATTTTGAAAAGATTGCTTCCTTGTATGGTAGCAATAAGTTTGATTTGCCCTATGGGATAAGAAGATCAG CGGAATATTTTCGACATGCTCTTTCAAAACTGCAGAGTTGTGATCTCTTTGATGAGTTTGACAA CCTGCCATGTAAGAAGTGTGTGGTGGTTGGTAATGGAGGAATTTTGAAGAATAAGACATTAGGAGAAAAAATCGACTCCTATGACATAATAATAAG AATGAATAATGGTCCTGTTTTAGGACATGAAGAGGAAGTTGGAAGAAGGACAACCTTCCGACTTTTTTATCCAGAATCTGTTTTTTCAGATCCCATTCACAATGATCCTAATACGACAGCAATTCTTACTGTTTTTAAGCCACATGATTTAAGGTGGCTGTCGGAATTATTGATGGGTGACAAAATA AACACTAATGGTTTTTGGAAGAAACCAGCCTTAAACCTGATCTATAAACCTTATCAAATCAGAATATTAGATCCTTTCATTATTAGAATGGCAGCTTATGAACTGCTTCATTTTCCAAAAGTGTTTCCCAAAAATCAG AAACCCAAACACCCGACGACAGGAATTATTGCCATCACACTGGCGTTTCACATATGTCACGAAGTTCACCTCGCTGGTTTTAAATACAACTTTTCTGACCTCAAGAGTCCTTTGCACTACTATGGGAATGCCACCATGTCTTTGATGAATAAG aatgCATACCACAATGTGACTGCAGAACAGCTCTTTTTGAAGGACATTATAGAAAAAAACTTTGTAATCAACTTGACTCAAGATTGA
- the ST3GAL6 gene encoding type 2 lactosamine alpha-2,3-sialyltransferase isoform X2: protein MKRRNKIQPCLSKPAFASLLRFHQFHPFLCADDFEKIASLYGSNKFDLPYGIRRSAEYFRHALSKLQSCDLFDEFDNLPCKKCVVVGNGGILKNKTLGEKIDSYDIIIRMNNGPVLGHEEEVGRRTTFRLFYPESVFSDPIHNDPNTTAILTVFKPHDLRWLSELLMGDKINTNGFWKKPALNLIYKPYQIRILDPFIIRMAAYELLHFPKVFPKNQKPKHPTTGIIAITLAFHICHEVHLAGFKYNFSDLKSPLHYYGNATMSLMNKNAYHNVTAEQLFLKDIIEKNFVINLTQD from the exons ATGAAACGGAGAAATAAGATCCAGCCTTGTTTATCAAAGCCAGCTTTTGCCTCTTTGCTGAG gTTTCATCAGTTTCACCCTTTTCTGTGTGCAGATGATTTTGAAAAGATTGCTTCCTTGTATGGTAGCAATAAGTTTGATTTGCCCTATGGGATAAGAAGATCAG CGGAATATTTTCGACATGCTCTTTCAAAACTGCAGAGTTGTGATCTCTTTGATGAGTTTGACAA CCTGCCATGTAAGAAGTGTGTGGTGGTTGGTAATGGAGGAATTTTGAAGAATAAGACATTAGGAGAAAAAATCGACTCCTATGACATAATAATAAG AATGAATAATGGTCCTGTTTTAGGACATGAAGAGGAAGTTGGAAGAAGGACAACCTTCCGACTTTTTTATCCAGAATCTGTTTTTTCAGATCCCATTCACAATGATCCTAATACGACAGCAATTCTTACTGTTTTTAAGCCACATGATTTAAGGTGGCTGTCGGAATTATTGATGGGTGACAAAATA AACACTAATGGTTTTTGGAAGAAACCAGCCTTAAACCTGATCTATAAACCTTATCAAATCAGAATATTAGATCCTTTCATTATTAGAATGGCAGCTTATGAACTGCTTCATTTTCCAAAAGTGTTTCCCAAAAATCAG AAACCCAAACACCCGACGACAGGAATTATTGCCATCACACTGGCGTTTCACATATGTCACGAAGTTCACCTCGCTGGTTTTAAATACAACTTTTCTGACCTCAAGAGTCCTTTGCACTACTATGGGAATGCCACCATGTCTTTGATGAATAAG aatgCATACCACAATGTGACTGCAGAACAGCTCTTTTTGAAGGACATTATAGAAAAAAACTTTGTAATCAACTTGACTCAAGATTGA